A single window of Leeuwenhoekiella sp. MAR_2009_132 DNA harbors:
- a CDS encoding site-specific integrase — protein sequence MKTRSTFSLIFWVNSSRIKNDKVPIYARITVDGKRANFSLQRRIELSDWDSERGIVKGTRQQSRLMNKYLEQVRSKVYQAYEDLFSENKFITAQTIKSRFLGADKLFKTLNELFDYHNEVSKQSLSSHTIRHYKVTQGYLTKFINEKHKTDDVRLIDLNYSFIIDFEFFIKSFQPHDHQRKMAHNTAMKHLQRLRKMVTMAYHHEWIPKDPFIRFKTSFEKNRREYLTKEELQSIEDFNTSLDRLSIVKDLFLFSCYTGLSYIDITKLTMENIGFDLDGNQWINTKRQKTKISLKIPLLNQAKLLLKKYQGHPRTTISGTLMPHYSNQKINSYLKEIADLCGIKKNLTFHVARHTFATTITLTNGVPIETVSKLLGHTKLATTQIYARVIDKKVNEDMALLNEKLEN from the coding sequence ATGAAAACTCGGTCAACATTTAGCCTGATCTTTTGGGTTAATTCTTCACGTATTAAAAATGATAAAGTTCCTATTTACGCCAGAATTACTGTAGATGGTAAACGAGCAAATTTTAGTTTACAAAGACGCATAGAACTTTCTGATTGGGATTCTGAACGTGGAATAGTTAAGGGGACAAGACAGCAATCCAGACTAATGAATAAGTATTTAGAACAAGTTCGCTCTAAAGTTTATCAAGCTTATGAAGATTTATTCAGTGAAAATAAATTCATAACGGCTCAGACAATTAAATCAAGATTCTTAGGAGCGGACAAGCTGTTTAAAACTTTAAATGAGCTTTTCGATTACCATAATGAAGTTTCTAAACAATCTCTTTCTTCTCATACAATTCGCCATTATAAGGTTACTCAAGGTTATTTAACGAAGTTTATTAATGAAAAGCATAAAACCGATGATGTACGTTTAATTGATTTAAATTATTCATTTATAATAGATTTTGAGTTTTTTATCAAATCCTTTCAGCCTCATGATCATCAAAGAAAAATGGCACATAATACGGCTATGAAGCATTTACAGAGATTGCGTAAGATGGTAACAATGGCTTATCATCATGAGTGGATTCCTAAAGATCCTTTCATAAGATTCAAAACTTCATTTGAAAAGAATAGGAGAGAGTACTTAACTAAAGAAGAATTACAATCAATTGAAGATTTCAACACTTCGTTAGATAGACTTAGTATTGTAAAAGACCTTTTCCTTTTTAGTTGTTATACTGGTCTATCTTATATAGATATTACTAAATTGACAATGGAAAATATAGGTTTTGACTTAGATGGAAATCAATGGATAAATACTAAAAGACAAAAGACAAAAATCTCCTTAAAAATACCTTTGTTAAATCAAGCGAAATTATTATTAAAAAAGTACCAAGGACACCCTAGAACAACTATTTCTGGTACATTGATGCCACATTATTCCAATCAAAAAATTAATAGTTACCTGAAAGAAATTGCAGATTTATGTGGAATAAAAAAGAATCTTACTTTTCACGTAGCACGTCACACATTTGCAACGACTATTACTTTAACCAACGGAGTTCCTATTGAAACCGTTTCTAAATTATTAGGCCATACAAAATTGGCTACTACACAAATTTATGCCAGAGTTATAGATAAAAAAGTAAATGAGGATATGGCCTTGCTAAATGAGAAACTAGAAAATTAG
- a CDS encoding dolichyl-phosphate beta-glucosyltransferase yields the protein MKTAIIIPCYNEANRINKAAFESFIKESENYHLCFVNDGSKDETLKVLKSIQRIDENKVTVIDMKRNSGKAAAVRAGARYLYNREDIANVGFIDADLSTDFEDFIALDDTLKRNSTLKMVFGSRAKDNDGDGIQKDPLRAIFSKIIKMCVFLILGLPIEDTQCGAKVFRKELIPVIYATSFLSKWLFDVEMFIRLKKYMGGKNAVMQVIQEQALNRWVHVDDSKLGLKDSLEIPLRLIVIWFNYNVLSTVGNLSTSEEAEAFTEIASFPMAA from the coding sequence ATGAAAACTGCAATTATAATACCTTGTTACAACGAAGCAAACCGAATCAATAAAGCTGCTTTTGAAAGCTTTATCAAAGAATCTGAAAATTACCATTTATGTTTTGTAAATGATGGTAGTAAAGACGAAACTCTTAAAGTTTTAAAGAGTATTCAAAGAATAGATGAGAATAAAGTAACTGTTATTGATATGAAACGTAATTCTGGTAAAGCTGCTGCAGTTAGAGCCGGTGCCCGTTATTTATATAACAGAGAAGATATTGCTAATGTAGGTTTTATAGATGCAGACCTTTCTACAGATTTTGAAGACTTTATCGCATTAGACGATACATTGAAACGCAATAGTACATTAAAAATGGTTTTTGGATCGCGAGCAAAAGACAATGATGGGGATGGTATTCAAAAAGACCCTTTGCGCGCCATATTCTCTAAAATTATAAAAATGTGTGTTTTTTTAATTTTAGGTCTTCCTATAGAAGATACGCAATGTGGAGCTAAAGTTTTTAGAAAAGAATTAATACCTGTTATCTATGCAACCAGCTTTTTAAGCAAGTGGTTATTTGACGTAGAAATGTTTATACGATTAAAAAAATATATGGGTGGAAAAAACGCCGTTATGCAGGTTATACAAGAACAGGCATTAAATAGATGGGTACACGTTGATGATTCTAAATTAGGCTTAAAAGACTCTTTAGAAATACCTTTACGATTAATAGTGATCTGGTTTAATTACAATGTATTATCTACCGTAGGTAATTTAAGTACTAGTGAGGAAGCAGAAGCGTTTACAGAAATTGCTAGTTTCCCAATGGCTGCATAA
- a CDS encoding membrane protein, with the protein MKSTPNRYLIIALLIGVVFHGFGIFFTLEGTYDALIHLFFADHYATHWFEPWNYSWYTGFTVMGYPPLVHQAIAVLSLVGGLKFGMFTVALIGVILFITGVYRFALLITANANAAGYAAIVAVFSSSFVETLHVFGQLPSIIGVSILMHCLLEIYMWLITGRKKYFITSLSLLAVTVCSHHVTPIFGMVFFIFPLIGMAVMDQARSQVNSMKEITFKVFLKAFFKLLKRMIAFGVSALFLIITCILPYWVNTKNNPITQVPIPHGSRDNFLEITSSGLVFFLIPWGILLLLMPYFFYRYYSKRYLFFGLSLTMLTILGTGGTTPIPKIILGDNAFNILTLDRFTLWGSIMVLPLFGEFVYRFAEGDYKTFLSTKLGGLYHRILAGFMAAVFLGTTIFTMTLSNFRPSQPKPIKMLPIVNFLNQDMHYKWRFLPLGFGDQIAWLSAQTDAMTVDGNYHSARRLPELTTRAIERLENSKFRGVEGIGSLQQFLTVPEKYNLKYVFSNDKFYDPILYFAGWQRLGLLENGIMVWEKLGVPPLAEILPKDDIPLFLILMWGIIPLLTVLVAFIINIQSIWVRALRSKKPKKPPYMLWKIDFSATAKTSQKRTKLLFSIAHFYGFIVVCCFAFGVYTFYLKNADQIAPKNVLEAYFDALDFKELERAYSYFDPQSDKSLDQFMLEFAVTDGLLNSYAKLDAIAITLNKETDSSALATAKAKWITPLELIDTEEDFELIIRKGKWYIKPKKPELDLPPDQLITVNETDFYNHGRRRITSEQTYHEDILKQPVLEVLTARLLKVENDYIIVGEIQNVDNVPADVSVKGTLYDEQNQELATYNAKYEMKHKLMPKEITSFKIEFEGTAWINQDDHAPLTFNPDQFTPVELAGKPVNFDLHVSANVANTDLYKRVTINSLEIIKDTLTTTLFNTGTQQATIPQLLLSYYNADDELQWVSHYFLQEGVRQQRKQRLTLTLDNIKTQLISESMQAIFVNGLPNTEIARKVVPNRNKNQESASKVKLSNGGFLKVEINSYLGNPR; encoded by the coding sequence ATGAAGAGTACTCCAAACAGATATTTAATCATTGCCCTACTTATTGGGGTCGTCTTTCACGGCTTTGGAATCTTTTTTACTTTAGAAGGAACCTACGATGCATTAATACACCTCTTCTTTGCAGATCATTATGCTACGCACTGGTTTGAACCGTGGAATTATAGCTGGTACACCGGCTTTACGGTTATGGGGTATCCGCCGCTGGTGCATCAGGCAATTGCCGTTTTATCGCTTGTAGGCGGACTAAAATTTGGAATGTTTACCGTGGCTTTAATCGGTGTTATCCTTTTTATTACCGGGGTCTATCGATTTGCATTACTCATTACAGCTAATGCAAATGCTGCCGGTTATGCTGCTATCGTAGCTGTATTCTCTTCTTCTTTTGTTGAAACACTCCATGTTTTTGGTCAGCTGCCTAGTATAATTGGTGTTTCTATACTTATGCATTGTCTTCTGGAAATTTATATGTGGCTTATTACTGGTCGAAAAAAATACTTTATCACCTCCTTATCCTTATTAGCGGTTACCGTCTGTTCGCACCACGTAACTCCTATATTTGGAATGGTCTTTTTTATATTCCCGTTAATTGGTATGGCGGTTATGGATCAAGCCAGATCGCAGGTAAATTCTATGAAAGAGATTACTTTCAAGGTATTTTTAAAAGCATTTTTTAAATTGCTGAAGCGTATGATAGCCTTCGGTGTTTCAGCGCTGTTTCTTATTATCACCTGTATTCTTCCGTATTGGGTAAATACTAAAAATAACCCCATAACTCAGGTTCCTATTCCGCATGGGTCTCGAGATAATTTTTTAGAAATAACCTCCAGCGGTCTCGTTTTCTTTTTGATTCCCTGGGGTATTTTATTGCTGCTCATGCCCTATTTTTTCTACCGGTATTATAGCAAACGTTATTTATTTTTTGGGCTTTCGCTTACGATGCTTACCATTTTAGGAACCGGAGGCACGACTCCTATTCCTAAAATTATTTTGGGTGATAATGCATTTAATATCTTAACCTTAGACCGCTTTACCTTATGGGGAAGTATCATGGTTTTACCCCTTTTTGGAGAATTTGTCTATCGTTTTGCTGAAGGGGATTATAAAACCTTTTTAAGTACAAAACTAGGAGGCCTGTACCATCGTATTCTTGCCGGGTTTATGGCAGCAGTCTTTTTAGGAACTACAATTTTTACGATGACCCTAAGTAACTTTAGGCCTTCACAGCCTAAACCTATAAAAATGCTGCCTATAGTAAACTTCCTCAATCAGGATATGCATTATAAATGGCGTTTTTTACCCTTAGGTTTTGGCGATCAAATTGCGTGGCTTTCTGCGCAAACAGATGCGATGACTGTTGACGGAAATTACCATTCTGCACGCAGATTGCCAGAATTGACTACACGAGCTATTGAACGTCTTGAAAATTCAAAATTTAGAGGTGTAGAAGGTATTGGTTCGCTTCAGCAGTTTTTAACTGTTCCTGAAAAATACAATCTCAAATATGTATTTTCAAACGATAAGTTTTACGATCCTATTTTATATTTCGCCGGCTGGCAACGGCTGGGTTTGCTAGAAAATGGTATTATGGTTTGGGAAAAATTAGGCGTACCGCCTCTTGCCGAAATTTTACCCAAAGATGATATTCCGCTCTTTCTTATTTTAATGTGGGGAATTATTCCGCTGTTAACAGTGCTAGTCGCCTTTATTATAAACATTCAATCTATTTGGGTACGTGCACTTCGGTCTAAAAAACCCAAAAAACCGCCCTACATGTTATGGAAGATTGATTTTTCCGCGACTGCGAAAACCTCTCAAAAACGCACAAAATTATTATTTAGCATTGCGCATTTTTATGGATTCATCGTTGTTTGCTGTTTTGCTTTTGGGGTGTACACCTTTTATCTTAAGAATGCAGACCAGATTGCTCCAAAAAATGTTCTGGAGGCATATTTTGACGCATTAGACTTTAAAGAGCTAGAACGGGCATATTCTTATTTTGATCCGCAAAGTGACAAATCGCTTGATCAATTTATGCTCGAGTTTGCCGTTACAGATGGCCTGTTAAACAGTTACGCAAAACTAGATGCGATTGCTATCACACTAAATAAAGAAACCGATAGCAGCGCGCTGGCTACTGCAAAAGCAAAATGGATTACGCCACTAGAACTTATAGATACTGAAGAAGATTTTGAATTGATTATAAGAAAAGGAAAATGGTATATAAAACCTAAAAAACCCGAATTAGATCTTCCGCCAGACCAGTTAATCACCGTAAATGAAACCGATTTTTATAACCACGGAAGACGTCGTATCACTTCTGAACAAACCTATCACGAGGATATATTGAAGCAACCGGTGCTCGAGGTTCTTACCGCCAGATTATTAAAAGTAGAGAATGACTATATCATCGTTGGTGAAATTCAAAATGTAGACAATGTACCCGCAGATGTCTCTGTAAAAGGAACGTTGTATGATGAGCAAAATCAAGAGTTAGCTACCTATAATGCCAAGTATGAGATGAAGCATAAACTAATGCCAAAAGAGATTACTTCATTTAAAATAGAATTTGAAGGTACAGCCTGGATTAATCAGGATGATCACGCCCCGCTTACCTTCAACCCAGATCAATTTACCCCGGTAGAACTTGCGGGAAAACCAGTAAATTTTGACCTTCACGTTTCGGCAAATGTCGCAAATACAGATCTTTATAAAAGAGTAACAATAAACAGCCTTGAAATCATTAAAGATACGCTTACCACTACCCTCTTTAATACCGGTACGCAGCAAGCAACAATACCGCAATTGCTCTTGTCGTATTACAATGCAGATGATGAGTTACAATGGGTATCACATTATTTTTTACAAGAAGGGGTTCGCCAGCAACGTAAACAACGTCTTACCCTGACCTTAGACAATATCAAAACCCAACTAATTAGTGAATCGATGCAGGCTATTTTTGTAAATGGGCTTCCTAACACAGAAATAGCGCGTAAAGTGGTTCCTAACCGAAATAAAAACCAGGAAAGTGCTTCAAAAGTCAAGCTTTCTAATGGTGGTTTTCTTAAAGTAGAAATCAATAGTTATCTTGGTAATCCGCGATGA
- a CDS encoding cellulase family glycosylhydrolase has protein sequence MKNQTKNIYRALLILTFIGLNLLIVSAISQVITYLNTGADKSKMLNLSLKSESVYKPHLIWSDTLNPSRPLEKPTQKRVAQDYLNAWYVREVAFNSGEQKGLEDYYTENAKQKLDTLININNSVNTRIEATTLSHDLKLEFYSADGQLIGFTDNNVVEVKRVFKEEKLLLEEKTSASYRVVMLLEDGFWRIRQFVKIPSKTSASITKRIAVNKQTKHHNGLNYYPENSPWDTFGETFDQNTLRVDFKKIRSLGFNTIRVFVGYKDFGEADIKTEKLEKLKILMDVAQQEQLQVIVTLFDFYGDYSVIDWSNTFKHSRKIVNALKGHPALVCWDIKNEPNLDFDSRGEQLVQFWLKSHLAHIKQLDPQTDLTIGWSNLKSAHLLLESVDLVSFHSYQSFESFKSEFQELKSKTNKPLMLQEFGLSTYSGIWNPLGASEQKQADYYTDFLSFANQNKLSYTLWTLYDFTEIPTSVVGRLPWRKAQQKHFGLYKENGEAKKAVEVIKQHTKAP, from the coding sequence GTGAAAAATCAAACTAAAAACATATACAGAGCACTGCTAATTTTAACCTTTATAGGGTTAAATCTTTTAATCGTTTCAGCGATTAGTCAGGTCATTACCTACTTAAATACAGGAGCAGACAAAAGTAAAATGCTCAACCTATCTCTCAAGAGTGAAAGCGTATACAAGCCGCATTTAATATGGAGTGATACACTAAACCCTAGCAGACCTTTAGAAAAACCTACTCAGAAAAGAGTAGCACAAGATTATCTTAATGCGTGGTATGTACGGGAAGTAGCATTTAATAGCGGTGAACAAAAAGGACTTGAAGATTATTATACAGAAAATGCCAAACAAAAACTTGACACCCTCATTAATATAAACAATTCTGTAAATACGCGTATTGAAGCGACAACATTAAGTCACGATCTCAAACTAGAGTTTTACAGCGCAGATGGTCAATTAATAGGTTTTACAGATAATAATGTCGTAGAGGTAAAGCGTGTGTTTAAAGAAGAAAAATTACTTCTAGAAGAAAAAACAAGCGCAAGCTACCGTGTGGTAATGCTTTTAGAAGATGGTTTTTGGCGCATCAGACAATTTGTGAAAATTCCATCAAAAACTAGTGCCTCTATTACTAAAAGAATAGCAGTTAATAAACAAACCAAACACCATAATGGACTTAATTATTATCCTGAAAATAGTCCCTGGGACACTTTTGGGGAAACCTTTGATCAAAACACGTTGCGTGTAGATTTTAAGAAAATTAGATCTCTAGGTTTTAATACGATTCGGGTTTTTGTAGGCTATAAAGATTTTGGAGAAGCAGATATAAAAACTGAAAAATTAGAAAAACTAAAAATTCTGATGGATGTTGCTCAGCAAGAACAGCTTCAGGTCATCGTTACCTTATTTGATTTTTATGGAGATTATTCTGTAATCGACTGGTCAAATACCTTTAAGCATTCCAGAAAAATTGTAAACGCTTTAAAGGGACACCCAGCACTCGTTTGTTGGGATATAAAAAATGAACCTAATCTTGATTTTGATTCGCGAGGTGAACAACTGGTGCAGTTTTGGTTAAAAAGTCATTTAGCACATATAAAACAGCTTGATCCTCAAACAGATCTTACCATAGGCTGGTCTAATCTAAAATCGGCTCACTTGCTGCTTGAGTCTGTAGATCTCGTTTCTTTTCACTCCTATCAAAGTTTTGAAAGTTTTAAAAGCGAATTTCAGGAATTGAAGTCAAAAACGAATAAGCCTTTAATGTTACAGGAATTTGGGCTCTCTACCTATTCAGGAATCTGGAATCCGCTGGGCGCAAGTGAGCAAAAACAAGCTGATTATTATACAGATTTTTTAAGCTTTGCTAATCAAAATAAATTGAGTTACACACTCTGGACGTTGTATGATTTTACAGAAATCCCTACTTCTGTCGTGGGTAGACTGCCCTGGCGTAAAGCCCAGCAAAAACATTTTGGTCTTTATAAAGAAAATGGCGAAGCTAAAAAAGCTGTTGAAGTTATTAAGCAACACACTAAAGCTCCTTAA
- a CDS encoding alpha-ketoglutarate-dependent dioxygenase AlkB family protein: protein MKLFDIEPDATKNLLPRDGTVNYYGKLIDEKAANDYLNKLLTTIEWRNDEALIFGKKIITKRKVAWYGDKPFEYTYSKTTKSALPWTAELLELKEKTEQRTGETFNSCLLNLYHDGNEGMGWHSDAEKDLQKHGAIASISLGAGRKFAFKHKDTKERIDVFLEHGSLLIMKDQTQDHWLHRLPPTKRVTEPRVNLTFRTINH, encoded by the coding sequence ATGAAACTATTCGATATTGAACCAGACGCAACAAAAAATTTACTACCCCGGGATGGTACTGTAAATTATTACGGAAAGCTCATAGACGAAAAAGCTGCTAACGATTATTTAAATAAACTCTTAACTACAATTGAATGGCGTAATGATGAAGCCTTAATTTTTGGTAAAAAAATTATTACAAAACGTAAAGTTGCCTGGTATGGTGATAAACCATTTGAGTATACCTACTCTAAAACAACCAAGTCTGCCTTACCCTGGACAGCAGAATTACTAGAGTTAAAAGAAAAAACAGAACAACGAACCGGAGAAACATTTAACTCATGCTTATTAAATCTTTATCACGATGGCAATGAGGGAATGGGCTGGCACAGTGATGCTGAGAAAGATCTCCAAAAACACGGAGCAATCGCTTCAATAAGTCTTGGCGCTGGTCGAAAATTTGCCTTCAAACACAAAGATACTAAAGAGCGAATTGATGTATTTCTGGAGCATGGAAGCCTACTTATAATGAAAGACCAAACGCAAGACCACTGGTTACATAGATTACCTCCCACTAAGCGAGTTACTGAACCGCGTGTAAATCTAACATTTAGGACTATTAATCATTAA